In Mixta intestinalis, the following are encoded in one genomic region:
- the metJ gene encoding met regulon transcriptional regulator MetJ — protein MAEWNGEYISPYAEHGKKSEQVKKITVSIPLKVLKILTDERTRRQVNNLRHATNSELLCEAFLHAFTGQPLPDDVDLRKERSDEIPEEAKKIMRELGKDPDTWEY, from the coding sequence ATGGCTGAATGGAATGGCGAATATATCAGCCCTTATGCTGAGCATGGTAAGAAGAGCGAGCAGGTTAAAAAAATTACCGTGTCTATTCCGCTGAAGGTATTAAAAATTCTGACAGACGAACGCACGCGCCGTCAGGTCAATAACCTGCGTCACGCCACCAACAGCGAACTGCTGTGCGAAGCATTTTTGCATGCTTTTACCGGCCAGCCGCTGCCGGACGACGTTGATCTGCGTAAGGAACGCAGCGATGAAATCCCGGAAGAGGCGAAGAAAATCATGCGTGAACTGGGGAAAGATCCCGATACCTGGGAATATTAA
- the rpmE gene encoding 50S ribosomal protein L31 yields MKQGIHPNYVEITATCSCGNVIKTRSTVGHDLNLDVCGKCHPFYTGKQRVVDTGGRVERFNKRFSIPGSK; encoded by the coding sequence ATGAAACAAGGTATTCATCCTAACTATGTTGAAATTACTGCAACTTGTTCTTGCGGTAATGTGATCAAAACCCGTTCTACCGTTGGTCACGATCTGAACCTGGACGTGTGCGGTAAATGCCACCCGTTCTACACTGGTAAACAGCGTGTTGTTGATACCGGTGGTCGTGTTGAGCGCTTCAACAAACGCTTCAGCATCCCGGGCAGCAAATAA
- the glpK gene encoding glycerol kinase GlpK: MMSTDKKYIVALDQGTTSSRAVVLDHDANIVAVSQREFTQIYPKAGWVEHDPLDIWASQSSTLVEVLAHADIRSDQIAAIGITNQRETAIVWDKESGKPIYNAIVWQDPRTADYCEKLKKEGLEEYIQHTTGLVINPYFSGTKVKWILDHVEGARDRAKRGELLFGTVDTWLVWKMTQGRVHITDHTNASRTMMYNIHKLEWDQRMLDILDIPREMLPEVKSSSEIYGQTNIGGKGGTRIPIAGIAGDQQAALYGQLCVQPGMAKNTYGTGCFMLMNTGTEAVTSTHGLLTTIACGPRGEVNYALEGAVFIGGASIQWLRDEMKLISDSADSEYFAMKVKDSNGVYMVPAFTGLGAPYWDPYARGALFGLTRGANANHIIRATLESIAYQTRDVLEAMQNDANTRLQSLRVDGGAVANNFLMQFQSDILGTRVERPEVREVTALGAAYLAGLAVGFWQDLDEVRAKSIIEREFRPSIETTERNYRYAGWKKAVARAQAWEDHES, translated from the coding sequence ATTATGTCTACAGATAAAAAATATATTGTTGCGCTCGATCAGGGTACAACCAGCTCCCGCGCCGTGGTACTCGATCATGACGCCAATATCGTTGCGGTTTCCCAGCGCGAATTTACCCAGATCTACCCAAAAGCGGGCTGGGTTGAGCACGATCCGTTAGATATCTGGGCATCACAAAGTTCCACACTGGTAGAGGTGCTGGCGCATGCGGATATTCGCTCCGATCAGATCGCCGCTATCGGTATCACCAACCAACGCGAAACGGCAATCGTCTGGGATAAAGAATCCGGCAAGCCTATCTACAATGCTATTGTCTGGCAGGATCCGCGTACCGCAGATTACTGTGAAAAACTGAAAAAAGAAGGGCTGGAAGAATATATCCAGCACACCACCGGCCTGGTCATTAACCCCTACTTCTCCGGCACCAAGGTAAAATGGATTCTGGACCATGTGGAAGGCGCACGTGACCGCGCTAAACGCGGCGAACTGCTGTTCGGCACCGTGGATACCTGGCTTGTCTGGAAAATGACCCAGGGCCGGGTACATATCACCGATCACACTAACGCTTCCCGTACTATGATGTACAACATTCACAAGCTGGAATGGGATCAGCGGATGCTGGATATCCTTGATATCCCGCGTGAAATGCTGCCGGAAGTAAAATCGTCCTCTGAGATTTACGGTCAGACCAACATCGGCGGCAAAGGCGGCACCCGTATCCCAATCGCCGGTATCGCAGGCGATCAGCAGGCGGCTCTGTATGGCCAGCTCTGCGTACAGCCCGGCATGGCGAAAAACACCTACGGCACCGGTTGCTTTATGCTGATGAATACCGGCACCGAAGCGGTAACGTCTACCCACGGCCTGCTCACCACCATTGCCTGTGGGCCGCGCGGCGAAGTTAACTATGCGCTGGAAGGTGCGGTATTTATCGGCGGCGCGTCAATTCAGTGGCTGCGCGACGAAATGAAGCTGATTAGCGATTCCGCTGACTCCGAATATTTCGCGATGAAAGTCAAAGATTCAAACGGGGTTTATATGGTGCCCGCCTTTACCGGCCTCGGCGCACCTTACTGGGATCCCTATGCGCGCGGCGCGCTGTTCGGTCTGACACGCGGCGCAAACGCAAATCATATTATCCGTGCCACGCTGGAATCCATCGCTTATCAAACCCGCGACGTGCTGGAGGCGATGCAAAACGATGCAAATACCCGCCTGCAATCGCTGCGCGTGGATGGCGGTGCGGTCGCCAACAACTTCCTGATGCAGTTCCAGTCCGATATTCTTGGCACGCGCGTAGAGCGTCCGGAAGTCCGTGAGGTGACCGCATTAGGCGCGGCTTATCTGGCCGGGTTGGCGGTGGGCTTCTGGCAGGATCTGGATGAGGTACGTGCTAAATCGATTATCGAGCGCGAGTTCCGCCCCAGCATTGAAACCACCGAACGTAACTACCGCTACGCCGGTTGGAAAAAAGCCGTGGCCCGTGCTCAGGCGTGGGAAGATCACGAGTCATAA
- the priA gene encoding primosomal protein N' gives MPVAQVALPVPLARRFDYLLPAHLHPVPGGRVRVPFGNRKMVGIVVGFSEQSELPEAQLKSVLDVIDNESLFPPSLWRILHWAADYYHYPLGEVLFHALPVLLRQGKPAQDTPLWQWFITELGRETAPESLKRAPKQQQALAALRQQPLYRHEIAQHALADQALQALRAKGLCDLREYLPAREDWRTCFGIKGERLRLNTEQAMAVGAIRSEDEQFAPWLLAGITGSGKTEVYLSVLENVLSRGRQALVLVPEIGLTPQTISRFRARFNAPIDVLHSGLNDSERMAVWLRARQGENAIVIGTRSALFTPFARPGVIIIDEEHDSSYKQQEGWRYHARDLAVFRAREEHIPIVMGSATPALETLHNVQSGKYRQLNLSKRAGNARQATQQLIDLKGVQLQGGLSPALVQRMRQHLQADNQVLLFLNRRGFSPALLCHDCGWIAECPRCDHYYTLHQQQRQLRCHHCDSQRPVPRQCPQCGSTHLVPVGLGTEQLEHNLQSLFPGIPLSRIDRDTTSRKGALEQHLADVFRGGARILIGTQMLAKGHHFPDVTLVSLLDVDGALFSADFRAAERFAQLYIQVAGRAGRAGKQGEVLLQTHHPEHPLLQILLHQGYDAFASQTLNERKSVQLPPFTSHALFRAEDHDNQQAAAFLHQLRNLLEASPLRDEGLWIMGPVPALQAKRSGRYRWQLLLQHPARLRLQQLLKTSLPLIPTLPLARKVKWTLDIDPTES, from the coding sequence ATGCCCGTTGCTCAGGTTGCGCTGCCCGTTCCGCTGGCGCGCCGGTTTGATTACCTGCTTCCTGCTCACCTGCACCCTGTGCCAGGCGGTCGCGTACGCGTGCCCTTTGGCAATCGCAAAATGGTTGGTATCGTAGTGGGGTTTAGCGAGCAGAGCGAGCTCCCTGAAGCGCAGCTAAAAAGCGTGCTGGACGTTATCGACAACGAATCACTGTTTCCACCTTCTCTCTGGCGCATTCTGCACTGGGCCGCAGATTATTATCACTACCCCCTGGGTGAAGTGCTGTTTCATGCGCTGCCGGTGCTGCTGCGTCAGGGTAAACCGGCACAGGATACCCCGCTCTGGCAATGGTTTATTACCGAGCTGGGGCGCGAAACCGCCCCGGAAAGCCTGAAGCGTGCGCCCAAACAGCAGCAGGCGCTTGCCGCACTACGCCAACAGCCGCTTTACCGCCACGAAATCGCGCAGCATGCGCTGGCTGACCAGGCGTTACAGGCACTGCGGGCAAAGGGACTGTGCGATCTGCGCGAGTATCTGCCAGCCAGAGAAGACTGGCGCACGTGCTTCGGCATTAAAGGCGAACGGCTGCGCCTGAATACGGAGCAGGCGATGGCCGTTGGCGCTATTCGCAGCGAGGATGAACAGTTCGCGCCCTGGCTGCTGGCAGGCATCACCGGCTCCGGGAAAACCGAAGTCTATCTCAGCGTGCTGGAAAACGTGCTGAGCCGTGGCCGTCAGGCGCTGGTGCTGGTGCCGGAAATCGGCCTGACGCCGCAAACCATCTCACGCTTCCGGGCGCGCTTTAACGCGCCGATCGATGTACTGCACTCCGGCCTGAACGACAGCGAACGCATGGCTGTCTGGCTGCGCGCGCGCCAGGGAGAAAACGCCATCGTAATCGGCACCCGCTCGGCGCTGTTTACTCCCTTCGCCCGTCCCGGCGTGATTATTATTGATGAAGAACACGACAGCTCCTACAAACAGCAGGAGGGCTGGCGCTATCACGCTCGCGATCTGGCGGTGTTCCGCGCGCGTGAAGAACATATTCCGATTGTGATGGGATCGGCGACGCCCGCGCTGGAAACATTGCATAACGTACAGAGCGGCAAGTATCGTCAGCTAAACCTGAGCAAACGTGCCGGTAATGCCCGGCAGGCAACGCAGCAATTAATTGATTTAAAAGGCGTCCAGCTTCAGGGCGGGCTTTCTCCGGCGTTGGTACAGCGTATGCGCCAACATTTGCAGGCGGATAATCAGGTTTTGCTGTTCCTTAACCGCCGCGGCTTTTCGCCTGCGCTGCTGTGCCACGACTGCGGCTGGATCGCGGAATGCCCACGCTGCGATCACTACTACACGCTACATCAGCAACAGCGCCAGCTACGCTGCCATCACTGCGACAGCCAGCGTCCGGTACCGCGTCAGTGCCCCCAGTGCGGCTCCACGCATCTGGTGCCGGTAGGATTGGGCACCGAGCAGCTGGAGCATAATCTACAGAGCCTGTTTCCCGGCATACCGCTGTCGCGTATCGATCGCGATACCACCAGCCGCAAGGGTGCACTGGAGCAGCATCTGGCAGATGTGTTTCGCGGCGGCGCGCGCATCCTTATCGGTACACAGATGCTGGCAAAAGGACACCACTTTCCCGACGTCACGCTGGTATCACTACTGGATGTGGATGGCGCGCTTTTCTCCGCCGACTTTCGGGCAGCAGAGCGCTTTGCCCAACTCTATATCCAGGTTGCCGGACGCGCCGGACGCGCCGGTAAGCAGGGCGAAGTGCTGCTGCAAACTCATCATCCTGAGCATCCGCTACTGCAAATCCTGCTACATCAGGGTTATGACGCCTTTGCCAGCCAGACGCTGAATGAGCGTAAAAGCGTTCAGCTGCCGCCGTTTACCAGCCATGCCCTGTTCCGCGCTGAAGATCATGATAATCAGCAGGCCGCCGCCTTTTTACATCAGTTACGTAATTTGCTGGAAGCGAGCCCGCTGCGCGACGAGGGACTATGGATTATGGGGCCGGTACCGGCCTTGCAGGCAAAACGCAGTGGGCGCTATCGCTGGCAGCTTCTGTTGCAACATCCAGCCCGTCTGCGCCTGCAACAGCTGTTAAAAACCTCGCTGCCGTTGATTCCTACCCTGCCGCTGGCGCGTAAAGTAAAATGGACGCTGGATATCGATCCGACGGAAAGCTAG
- a CDS encoding 1,4-dihydroxy-2-naphthoate polyprenyltransferase: MEQIQRITSFQFRGWLESLRLRTLPLAFASILTGSALAWWQHHFSLIIALLCFLTSGLLQVLSNLANDYGDALKGSDSSERLGPLRGIQKGAITLPQLRRGMVLVAGLALLCGIMLISRACHTLGDVLSFLVLGALAVVAAIAYTVGKKPYGYLGLGDLSVLIFFGWLGVGGSFYLQSHNLPLLVLLPATACGLLAAAVLNINNLRDIETDRQCGKMTLAVRLGADNARRYHALLLGSALLCFAVFAWAGQQGWGRWLFLLVIPLLWQQGHYILHHKTPQAMRPMLEKTVKAALLTNILFSVGILLS; encoded by the coding sequence ATGGAACAGATTCAACGGATAACCTCCTTTCAATTCCGAGGCTGGCTGGAAAGCCTGCGCCTGCGTACGCTACCGCTGGCGTTTGCTTCTATCCTGACCGGTTCCGCACTGGCCTGGTGGCAACATCATTTCAGTTTGATCATCGCCCTGCTCTGCTTTCTGACCAGCGGCCTGCTACAGGTGCTTTCCAACCTGGCTAACGATTATGGCGATGCGCTAAAAGGCAGCGACAGCAGCGAACGGCTTGGCCCGCTGCGCGGCATCCAGAAAGGCGCTATCACGCTACCACAGCTACGCAGAGGAATGGTGCTGGTAGCGGGCCTGGCATTGCTCTGCGGCATTATGTTAATTAGCCGCGCCTGCCACACGCTGGGCGACGTGTTGAGCTTCCTTGTGCTGGGCGCGCTGGCCGTTGTCGCGGCGATTGCCTATACCGTAGGTAAAAAGCCCTATGGCTATCTTGGGTTGGGTGACCTGTCGGTGCTGATCTTTTTTGGCTGGCTGGGCGTCGGTGGCAGCTTCTATCTGCAAAGCCATAACCTGCCGCTGCTGGTGCTGCTACCGGCAACCGCCTGCGGCCTGCTGGCAGCAGCGGTGCTGAACATTAACAATCTGCGCGATATAGAAACCGATCGTCAATGTGGAAAAATGACGCTGGCGGTACGGCTTGGCGCAGATAATGCACGGCGCTATCATGCACTGTTGCTGGGCAGTGCGCTGCTGTGCTTTGCCGTTTTTGCCTGGGCCGGACAACAGGGTTGGGGACGCTGGCTGTTTTTACTGGTCATTCCGCTGCTATGGCAACAGGGCCACTATATTCTGCATCACAAGACGCCTCAGGCGATGCGCCCGATGCTGGAGAAAACGGTGAAGGCGGCGCTTTTGACCAATATTCTCTTTTCGGTAGGCATACTGCTTAGCTGA
- the zapB gene encoding cell division protein ZapB, with protein sequence MSFEVFEKLEAKVQQAIDTITLLQMEIEELKEQNNTLKNEVQQVSGNSEALVRENQQLKEEQVQWQERLRALLGKMEEV encoded by the coding sequence ATGTCATTTGAAGTTTTCGAGAAACTGGAAGCGAAAGTCCAGCAGGCGATTGATACTATCACCCTGCTGCAGATGGAAATTGAAGAGCTGAAAGAGCAGAACAATACGCTGAAGAATGAAGTGCAGCAGGTTTCAGGAAACAGCGAAGCGCTGGTGCGTGAAAACCAGCAGCTGAAAGAAGAGCAGGTTCAGTGGCAGGAACGCCTGCGGGCTTTGTTAGGTAAGATGGAAGAAGTGTAA
- the ftsN gene encoding cell division protein FtsN, translating to MAQKDYVGRGRSTGTRRKKGNSRSSKKRNGSSGISKMMIGLAVAVLVTFVGGLWFIAHHKKEETPVIPDHKATGNGLPPKPEERWRYIKELENRQVTVPTPKEPSSGGEVQSQTQLTDEQRQLLEQMQADMRQAPTQLNEVPWNEQTPVQRQQTLQRQQQQLQQQRTQQQQQQAQQQRVQQPGYQPAPPRTSHPPVTTPKPQENNRAKQQEAAKAKAEKEKSQRWMVQCGSFKGSEQAESVRAQLAFEGFESRITTGGGWNRVVIGPYNSRASADSTLKRLRSAGHSSCIPLALGG from the coding sequence GTGGCACAAAAAGATTATGTAGGCCGCGGGCGTTCGACAGGGACGCGTCGCAAGAAAGGCAACAGCCGCAGCAGCAAAAAGCGCAACGGCAGCTCCGGTATTTCTAAAATGATGATAGGGCTGGCGGTTGCCGTGCTGGTAACGTTCGTTGGCGGGCTATGGTTTATCGCCCACCATAAAAAAGAAGAAACGCCGGTTATTCCCGATCATAAAGCGACCGGTAACGGGCTGCCGCCCAAACCTGAGGAGCGCTGGCGCTATATTAAAGAGCTGGAAAACCGCCAGGTTACCGTGCCGACACCGAAAGAGCCTTCCTCAGGCGGCGAAGTTCAGTCACAAACACAGCTGACTGACGAACAGCGTCAGCTCCTGGAGCAGATGCAGGCTGATATGCGCCAGGCACCCACTCAGCTGAATGAAGTGCCGTGGAACGAACAGACGCCGGTACAGCGCCAGCAAACGCTCCAGCGTCAGCAGCAGCAGTTGCAGCAACAACGGACACAACAGCAGCAGCAACAGGCGCAACAACAGCGCGTCCAGCAGCCAGGCTATCAGCCTGCACCGCCGCGGACATCACATCCGCCGGTTACCACACCGAAACCGCAGGAAAACAACCGGGCCAAACAGCAGGAAGCCGCCAAAGCCAAAGCGGAGAAAGAGAAGTCGCAGCGCTGGATGGTGCAATGTGGCTCCTTTAAAGGCAGCGAGCAGGCAGAGTCAGTGCGCGCCCAGCTGGCGTTTGAAGGTTTTGAAAGCCGCATTACTACCGGCGGCGGTTGGAATCGCGTGGTAATTGGTCCTTATAACAGTCGCGCCAGCGCTGACAGCACCCTGAAGCGCCTGCGTAGCGCAGGACACTCCAGCTGTATTCCTCTTGCCCTTGGGGGTTGA
- the hslU gene encoding HslU--HslV peptidase ATPase subunit, with amino-acid sequence MSEMTPREIVSELNRFIIGQDGAKRAVAIALRNRWRRMQLDEDLRHEVTPKNILMIGPTGVGKTEIARRLAKLANAPFIKVEATKFTEVGYVGKEVDSIIRDLTDAAMKMVRMQAIEKNRYRAEEMAEERILDALIPPAKNNWGQPEQSAEPSAARQSFRKKLREGQLDDKEIEINLAAAPMGVEIMAPPGMEEMTSQLQSMFQNLGGQKQKPRKLKIKEAMKLLIEEEAAKLVNPEELKQDAIDAVEQHGIVFIDEIDKICKRGETSGPDVSREGVQRDLLPLVEGCTVSTKHGMVKTDHILFIASGAFQVASPSDLIPELQGRLPIRVELQALTVNDFERILTEPNASITVQYKALMGTEGVNINFTDDGIRRIAEAAWQVNETTENIGARRLHTVLERLMEDISYDASDRNGESITIDADYVSQHLDQLVADEDLSRFIL; translated from the coding sequence ATGTCTGAAATGACTCCGCGCGAGATTGTCAGCGAACTGAACAGATTTATCATCGGCCAGGATGGCGCCAAGCGTGCTGTGGCGATCGCCCTGCGCAACCGCTGGCGTCGTATGCAGCTGGATGAAGATCTGCGCCATGAGGTTACGCCGAAAAATATCCTGATGATTGGTCCTACCGGCGTGGGTAAAACTGAAATTGCCCGCCGTCTGGCCAAGCTGGCGAACGCGCCTTTTATTAAAGTTGAAGCAACCAAATTCACCGAAGTCGGCTATGTCGGTAAGGAAGTGGATTCCATCATCCGCGATCTGACCGATGCCGCCATGAAAATGGTGCGTATGCAGGCGATTGAAAAAAATCGCTACCGCGCTGAAGAGATGGCTGAAGAGCGTATTCTTGATGCGCTGATTCCCCCGGCAAAAAATAACTGGGGACAGCCGGAGCAGAGCGCTGAACCCTCCGCAGCACGCCAGTCATTCCGTAAAAAGCTGCGTGAAGGCCAGCTGGACGACAAAGAAATCGAGATTAACCTGGCTGCCGCGCCGATGGGCGTAGAAATCATGGCTCCTCCGGGCATGGAGGAAATGACCAGCCAGTTACAGTCCATGTTCCAGAATCTGGGTGGACAGAAGCAGAAGCCGCGCAAGCTGAAAATCAAAGAGGCGATGAAGCTGCTGATCGAAGAAGAAGCGGCAAAACTGGTTAACCCGGAAGAGCTGAAGCAGGATGCAATTGACGCGGTTGAACAGCACGGCATCGTGTTTATTGATGAGATCGATAAAATCTGTAAACGCGGCGAAACGTCCGGTCCTGACGTATCGCGCGAAGGCGTACAGCGCGATCTGCTGCCGCTGGTAGAAGGCTGTACTGTATCTACCAAGCACGGAATGGTGAAAACCGACCACATCCTGTTTATCGCCTCTGGCGCTTTCCAGGTTGCCAGCCCGTCCGATTTGATCCCGGAACTACAGGGCCGCCTGCCGATCCGTGTTGAGCTGCAGGCGCTGACGGTAAATGATTTCGAACGCATCCTGACCGAGCCGAACGCTTCAATTACCGTTCAGTACAAAGCGTTAATGGGGACTGAAGGCGTGAACATCAACTTTACCGATGACGGTATCCGCCGTATCGCTGAGGCCGCCTGGCAGGTCAATGAAACCACAGAAAATATCGGTGCGCGCCGTTTGCACACGGTTCTGGAGCGTCTGATGGAAGATATTTCCTATGATGCCAGCGACCGTAACGGTGAAAGCATTACTATCGACGCCGATTATGTTTCTCAGCATCTGGATCAGCTGGTCGCTGACGAGGATCTGAGCCGCTTTATTCTGTAA
- the cytR gene encoding DNA-binding transcriptional regulator CytR, whose protein sequence is MEQNQASTAATMKDVAERAGVSTATVSRALMNPEKVSAVTRQKVEQAVIEVGYSPHALARNGKRSESRTILVIVPDICDPFFSEIIRGVEVTAAAEGYLVLIGDCAHQNQQEKSFLSLMLTRQIDGMVLLGSQVPFDTGVEEQRNLPPMVMANEFAPDLELPTVHIDNLTAAFEAVNHLWQLGHRRIACIAGPEEMPLSHYRLQGYIQALRRHGQEVEPRYIVRGDFTFEAGAAAFKRLMAQPQPPEALFCHNDIMALGAMSQAKSMGLRIPRDISLVGFDDIELSRYSDPPLTTVAQPRFALGREAMLLLLEQLQGKIVRNGSRLLEFELKLRGSTIHAS, encoded by the coding sequence TTGGAGCAGAACCAGGCGTCGACGGCAGCGACGATGAAAGATGTGGCTGAACGGGCGGGTGTCTCAACCGCCACCGTATCCCGCGCGCTGATGAATCCTGAAAAAGTTTCGGCGGTAACCCGTCAGAAAGTTGAGCAGGCGGTTATTGAGGTAGGCTACTCTCCCCATGCGCTGGCGCGTAACGGCAAACGCAGTGAATCGCGCACGATTCTGGTTATTGTGCCCGATATCTGCGATCCCTTTTTCAGCGAAATTATACGTGGCGTAGAGGTCACTGCCGCAGCGGAAGGCTATCTGGTGCTGATCGGTGACTGCGCACATCAAAACCAGCAGGAAAAATCCTTTCTCAGCCTGATGCTGACGCGCCAGATCGACGGCATGGTGCTGTTAGGCTCGCAGGTGCCTTTTGATACCGGCGTAGAGGAGCAGCGCAACCTGCCGCCAATGGTGATGGCAAACGAGTTTGCACCGGATCTGGAACTGCCAACGGTACATATCGATAACCTGACGGCGGCCTTCGAAGCGGTAAACCATTTATGGCAGCTTGGTCATCGCCGCATCGCCTGTATCGCCGGGCCGGAAGAGATGCCGCTCAGTCACTATCGCCTGCAAGGGTATATTCAGGCGCTGCGTCGTCACGGGCAGGAAGTTGAACCGCGCTATATTGTGCGCGGCGATTTTACCTTCGAGGCGGGAGCCGCCGCGTTCAAACGTCTGATGGCACAGCCGCAGCCACCGGAGGCGCTGTTTTGCCACAACGATATTATGGCGTTAGGTGCGATGTCCCAGGCAAAAAGTATGGGCCTGCGCATTCCTCGCGACATCTCCCTGGTTGGTTTTGACGATATTGAGCTGTCTCGCTATAGCGATCCTCCGCTGACGACCGTTGCTCAGCCGCGCTTTGCGCTGGGGCGTGAAGCCATGCTGCTGTTGCTGGAGCAGTTACAGGGTAAGATCGTACGCAACGGCTCCCGGCTACTGGAGTTTGAGCTGAAACTACGCGGAAGCACGATACACGCCAGCTAA
- a CDS encoding MIP/aquaporin family protein, translating into MSQTATSTLKGQCIAEFLGTGMIIFFGAGCVAAMKLAGAAFGQWEICIIWGLAVSMAAYMTAGVSGAHLNPAVTVALCLFANFEGRKVIPYIIAQVAGAFCAAALVYGLYYNLFIDYESSHQMVRGTADSLDLAGIFSTYPNPHISVGQAFLVELVITAVLMSVIMALTDDGNGVPRGPLAPLLIGLLVAIIGGAMGPLTGFALNPARDFGPKIFAWLAGWGSVAFTGARDIPYFLVPIFGPLVGACLGAWGYRSLICRHLPCNLNITQKTDADKPVTRTEQRKA; encoded by the coding sequence ATGAGTCAGACAGCAACGAGCACACTTAAGGGTCAGTGCATTGCCGAATTCCTCGGAACCGGCATGATTATCTTCTTCGGGGCTGGCTGTGTTGCCGCGATGAAGCTGGCCGGCGCCGCTTTTGGTCAATGGGAAATCTGCATTATCTGGGGCCTGGCGGTTTCAATGGCCGCTTACATGACAGCGGGCGTATCCGGCGCGCATCTGAATCCAGCGGTGACCGTCGCCCTTTGCCTGTTCGCCAATTTTGAAGGACGCAAGGTCATCCCTTATATTATCGCCCAGGTTGCCGGTGCCTTTTGCGCTGCGGCGTTGGTTTACGGCCTCTATTACAACCTGTTCATTGATTATGAAAGCAGTCACCAGATGGTACGTGGCACGGCTGACAGCCTCGATTTGGCAGGGATCTTCTCAACCTATCCTAACCCGCATATTAGCGTAGGCCAGGCGTTTTTAGTGGAGTTGGTCATTACTGCCGTACTGATGTCGGTGATTATGGCGCTAACCGATGACGGCAATGGCGTACCGCGTGGCCCGCTGGCACCGCTGCTGATTGGTCTGCTGGTCGCCATTATCGGCGGCGCAATGGGCCCGCTGACCGGTTTTGCCCTCAACCCTGCGCGTGATTTTGGTCCGAAAATTTTCGCCTGGCTGGCAGGCTGGGGCAGCGTCGCCTTTACCGGCGCACGCGATATCCCCTATTTTCTGGTCCCGATTTTCGGCCCACTGGTGGGTGCCTGCCTGGGTGCATGGGGCTACCGCTCGCTGATCTGTCGTCATCTGCCATGTAATCTTAATATCACGCAGAAAACCGACGCCGATAAGCCTGTTACCCGTACTGAACAACGTAAAGCGTAA
- the rraA gene encoding ribonuclease E activity regulator RraA — MKYDTSELCDIYHEDVNVVEPLFSNFGGRTSFGGQITTVKCFEDNGLLYDLLEENGRGRVLLVDGGGSVRRALVDAALAQLAVQNEWEGIVVYGSVRQVDDLEELDIGIQAIAAIPAGAAGEGIGESDIRVNFGGVTFFSGDHLYADNTGIILSEDPLDIE; from the coding sequence ATGAAATATGATACTTCCGAACTCTGCGACATCTATCACGAAGACGTTAACGTGGTGGAACCACTCTTCTCCAACTTTGGGGGTCGCACCTCGTTTGGCGGCCAAATTACGACCGTAAAATGTTTCGAGGACAACGGCCTGTTATACGATCTACTGGAAGAAAACGGCCGGGGTCGTGTGCTGCTGGTAGACGGCGGTGGCTCGGTGCGACGGGCGCTGGTTGATGCGGCGCTGGCACAGCTGGCGGTGCAAAATGAATGGGAAGGCATTGTAGTCTACGGCTCTGTGCGCCAGGTAGACGATCTGGAAGAGCTGGATATCGGCATCCAGGCCATTGCCGCCATTCCAGCTGGCGCGGCAGGTGAAGGCATCGGCGAAAGCGATATACGCGTAAACTTCGGTGGTGTCACCTTCTTTTCCGGCGATCACCTCTACGCAGATAACACCGGCATCATCCTGTCAGAAGACCCGCTGGATATCGAATAA
- the hslV gene encoding ATP-dependent protease subunit HslV, whose translation MTTIVSVRRNGQVVIGGDGQATLGNTVMKGNVKKVRRLYNDKVIAGFAGGTADAFTLFELFERKLEMHQGHLVKAAVELAKDWRTDRMLRKLEALLAVADENASLIITGNGDVIQPENDLIAIGSGGPYAQAAARALLENTELSARDIAEKALGIAGDICIYTNHNLTIEELASKA comes from the coding sequence GTGACAACGATAGTAAGTGTACGACGCAACGGCCAGGTAGTGATTGGCGGTGATGGCCAGGCTACTCTCGGCAATACCGTAATGAAAGGCAACGTCAAGAAAGTGCGCCGTCTCTACAATGACAAGGTGATTGCGGGTTTTGCCGGCGGCACAGCAGATGCTTTCACTCTGTTTGAACTTTTCGAGCGCAAGCTGGAGATGCATCAGGGCCATCTGGTGAAGGCGGCGGTGGAACTGGCTAAAGACTGGCGAACCGACCGCATGCTGCGCAAGCTTGAAGCGCTGCTGGCGGTAGCGGATGAAAACGCCTCCCTGATTATTACCGGTAATGGCGATGTGATTCAGCCTGAAAACGATCTGATCGCTATCGGTTCCGGCGGCCCCTATGCACAGGCCGCTGCCCGCGCGCTGCTGGAGAATACCGAGCTTAGCGCCCGCGATATTGCTGAAAAAGCCCTGGGTATTGCAGGTGACATCTGCATCTATACCAACCACAATCTGACTATTGAAGAATTAGCCTCCAAAGCGTAA